From Neisseria musculi, the proteins below share one genomic window:
- a CDS encoding hypoxanthine-guanine phosphoribosyltransferase, with the protein MKNIETKRQQAQAMLDNADLLFDEQACRSALVRLAGEITADLGSRYPFVLPVMGGAVVFTGQLLPLLDFPLDFDYVHVSRYGDKLEGGSFNWLRAPQEGVAGRHVLVLDDILDEGHTMAAIKRQVLDLGAASCATAVFADKNTGKEKPVRADYVGISVPDRYVFGYGMDAAGAWRNLGAVYALRG; encoded by the coding sequence ATGAAAAATATCGAAACCAAACGGCAGCAGGCTCAAGCCATGCTCGACAATGCCGATTTATTGTTTGACGAACAAGCCTGCCGTAGCGCGCTGGTGCGCCTGGCCGGCGAAATCACTGCCGATTTGGGCAGCAGATACCCGTTTGTTCTGCCGGTGATGGGCGGTGCGGTGGTGTTTACCGGCCAGCTGCTGCCGCTGTTGGACTTTCCGCTCGATTTTGATTATGTGCATGTTTCGCGCTACGGCGACAAGCTCGAGGGCGGCAGCTTCAACTGGCTGCGCGCGCCGCAGGAGGGCGTGGCCGGCCGCCATGTGCTGGTGTTGGACGATATTCTCGATGAAGGCCACACAATGGCGGCCATCAAACGGCAGGTGCTCGATTTGGGCGCGGCTTCCTGCGCCACGGCGGTGTTTGCCGATAAAAACACCGGCAAAGAAAAGCCTGTGCGTGCCGATTATGTGGGCATCAGCGTGCCCGACCGCTATGTGTTCGGCTACGGCATGGATGCCGCCGGCGCATGGCGCAACCTCGGCGCGGTATATGCTCTGCGCGGTTAG